A single Capricornis sumatraensis isolate serow.1 chromosome 20, serow.2, whole genome shotgun sequence DNA region contains:
- the LOC138096894 gene encoding vomeronasal type-1 receptor 4-like — translation MAGSFFIIGMIILTQTVVGILGNFSLLCSYIVLHVTGYRLRSTDLILQHLIVANSLVLLCKGVPQTMAVFGWKHIRSDFGCKLLFFLHRVGRGVSIGSICLLSVFQVVTISPRSSRWAALKVTAPKYTVPSIFLCWILQMLVNVIFPFHITGKWSDKNITKEKDFGYCSSGLTDKTQHALHAALLLFPDVLCLGLTLWAGSSMVLILYRHKQQVQHVRRTDTSSRSSPESRATKTILLLGGTFVYFYILSSVFQVLLALFDQPSRFLVDITIIIAACFPTVSPFLLMSQNSSVQRLYLAWIRNAKSLLL, via the coding sequence ATGGCTGGCAGCTTTTTCATAATAGGCATGATCATCTTAACACAGACCGTGGTTGGAATCCTGGGGAATTTCTCACTCCTTTGCAGTTATATCGTCCTTCACGTCACGGGTTACAGGTTAAGGTCCACAGATTTGATCCTTCAGCACCTGATTGTGGCCAACTCCTTGGTCCTCCTCTGTAAAGGGGTCCCCCAGACAATGGCAGTGTTTGGGTGGAAGCatatccgcagtgattttggctgcaaacttctcttctttctgcacagagtggggaggggagtgtcCATCGGTAGCATCTGCCTCTTGAGTGTCTTTCAGGTGGTCACGATCAGTCCCCGGAGCTCCAGGTGGGCAGCACTGAAAGTAACAGCTCCCAAGTACACTGTTCCCTCTATTTTCCTGTGTTGGATCCTGCAAATGTTGGTAAATGTAATTTTTCCTTTCCATATAACTGGCAAATGGAGTGACAAAAACATCACAAAGGAAAAAGATTTTGGCTACTGTTCTTCTGGTCTTACTGACAAAACTCAACACGCCTTGCATGCAGCATTGCTATTATTCCCTGATGTTTTATGTTTGGGGCTCACACTCTGGGCTGGCAGCTCCATGGTTCTCATCCTGTACAGACATAAGCAGCAGGTCCAGCACGTTCGTAGGACCGACACCTCCTCCAGGTCCTCCCCTGAGTCCAGAGCTACTAAAACCATCCTTCTCCTGGGGGGCACCTTTGTCtacttttatattctttcctccgTCTTTCAAGTTCTTCTGGCTCTTTTTGATCAGCCCAGCCGGTTCCTTGTGGATATCACTATAATCATTGCAGCATGCTTCCCTACTGTCAGCCCCTTTCTGCTCATGAGCCAGAACTCCAGTGTACAAAGGCTCTACTTAGCCTGGATAAGGAATGCAAAGTCCTTACTATTATGA